The Deinococcus detaillensis DNA window TGGAGATTAGACCGCTGCTGGTGGGCCGCTTGGCGGTGCGGGCCATTTTGATGTCGATGTCGCGGTCAATGATCATATTGAAGACGCCCGCCGACCCCGCCGACATAAAGCCGCAGACGCCGACCAGCAGCAGCGGCCACAGCCCCGGCCAGCCCCGCGCCGCCATAAACATGGCCGCCAATGTTGTCCACAACAGCAAGCTGATGACTTTGGGTTTGGTCAGCGCCAAATAATCGCGCCAGGTTGCCCGACGCGCCGCACCTAAGGTGGTCACGCGCTCGCCGCCTTCAAAGTCACGCGCCGCATCGGCTGGGTCACCAGGGCCGAGTACACCACCATCACGGTGATCAGCCACATCAAGCAGGCGAACAGCAGGTGAATGATCTGCATGGTGCCGGGCGCTTTGAGAGCGACATTCAGCACGCCGATCAACATTTGCGCTCCGATCACGCCGTAAAGCGCGTAGCTCCAGCGCTGGGTCATGGGACTCAGGCGCTCGCGCAGCACCCGCCCCGCGAACCAAACCAAGTAAGCGCAGACCACCAGCGCCAGCGCCGGATGAATCACCCGCAGGTTTTCGATGATGGAAGCGGTGGCCCCGAAGTCGCGCTTGACCGTGTCGATCGGGGTGCCGGGGGCCGGAACGAACAACTTGTCGCCCAGCGCCGTGACCGCGCCCGCCATGCCCAGCAGCAGCATCAGTACGGTGGCCAGCGGACTGCCCCAGCTCAACCAGCCTTGACTACGCAGGGTAAAGCGCGGCGCACCGCCCGCCCACAGCGCGGTAAGCAGCAGCGCCCCCAGCAGCAAAAAGGTATTGGCAAGGTGCAGACCCTGCACGAAGCCGCGTGCAGGATCGGTGCTGCCCGCCGTCAGTCCCAGCAGGACTTGCACGCCGCCGATGACGCCTTCAAACAAAATCAGGCCCAGCGACCAGACCGCGCCGAGCCGGGCCGGATGGCCGCGCTTAGTGGCAAAAAACGCCAGCGCCACCACCGCGATGGCCAGCAAGCCGCTCAGCGAGCTACTGCCCCTGTGGCTAAATTCCACGACGCGCTCCAAAGTAAACGAACGCGGAATCACCTGACCGTCGCACAGCGGCCAGTGGGCTCCGCAGCCCGCCCCGGAACCGCTGATCCTCACATAAGCGCCCCATAAAATCACCAGTACATTGTAGGCCAGCGCGGCCCAGCTCAGGCCCACCAGCGCTTTAACAGCCTGCGCTTTCCCCGCTCCAGCTCTGCCTTGCTCCACAACCCTTCTCAAGCCCTCTCACCTTTCTTCCTTTGCCGCTCAGGCTTCCGCGCTTGCCTCTTGAGTTGACCTTGCGAACTCAGTCGTTGCCTGCTCAATGTGGGCGAGAACGGAAAATGGATTCTCAAACGCTCGTTGACTGTAGTTTAAGAGAAGTGACGGCAGGGCAGTGGGTACAATTGTCCTCAGCAAGATCTCAGAAAAACCGCTCTGGGACGTCAAATTTTGAGTTTGGGATGTTTGCCTGGTTGATGGGCCGAGCACCTGAGTCAGCAAATGACCCTGTGCGGCTCAGACGCGCCTCCCTAGAATGCCACTCATGGCTTCTATTATTAATCAGTGGGCAGTGATCTGCATTGTCCTCAGCGGCGTCGCACTGGTGGTGGGCGTCACCTTTATTCGGCGCGGCAACCGCGAACTGCACATGCGCTTTATGTTGCTGGCCAGCGGACTGGCGACTCTCTTCCTGATTCTTTACCTGACCCGCTTGGGCCTCGGCTACGAAAAGAAATACACCGGTCCGGAAGCTTGGCGCTCGGCTTACTTCGTTCTACTGGTTACCCACATCTTCATGGCCGCGCTCAACGTTCCTCTGGCGCTTGGAGCGCTCTACTGGGCCTACAGGGGTATCAAGTCGGCGGGCAGCCTCAGCCAAGTAGACAGTGTGCCCGCCGCCCGCGCCGCCTTCGACACCCACCGCCGTTGGACGCGCTGGACGGTGCCGGTGTGGCTTTATGTGGCAGTGACCGGCTGGATCATCTATCTGGTGCTCGACCGCTTCGGGCAGCTCAGCTTGAGATAAGCACAGCCCGCTTCAGGCCGCTGCAGACCTGTTAGCCTTCAAGCATGAAACTTACCTTGCCCGAACTGATTCGCGACACGCCGTTGGTGATGGTCACGGCTTACGACTATCCCGGCGCGCAGCAAGCCGAGCGGGCCGGAATGGACTTGATCTTAGTCGGCGACAGCCTCGGTAATGTCGTGCTCGGCTATGACAGCACCGCGCCGGTCACACTCAGCGACATCATCCACCATGCCCGCGCCGTGCGTAGGGGTGCGCCGGAGACCTTTTTGGTGGCCGATTTGCCATTCGGCACCTACCACACCAGTTTGCAAGACACCATGCGGGCGGCCATCAAGGTGATTCAGGAAACCGGAGCCGACGCCATTAAGGTCGAGGGCGCGTCACCGGAGGTGCTGGAGGCCATCACGGTGCTGAGCCGCAACGGTATTCCGGTGATGGGCCACGTGGGCCTCACGCCACAAACCGAAGTCTCCTTGGGCGGGCGCAAAGTGCAGGGCCGAGACGAAGTCGGCGCTCAAAAAATCGTGCAGGCCGCCCTCGCCGTAGAAGCGGCAGGAGCTTTCGCAGTGGTGCTGGAAGTCATTCCGGCGCGGCTGGCCCGCCTCATTACCGAAAAGCTCAGCATTCCCACCATCGGCATTGGCGCGGGGCCGTACTGTAAAGGTCAGGTGCTGGTGTATCACGACGTTCTTGGCGTTTACGACAACGAAAAGAAAATCGCCAAACGCTACGCCGAACTCGGTCAACTGGCCACCGAAGCCCTCAAACAGTACGCCGCCGATGTCCGAGAAAAGAACTTTCCAACCAAAGAAAACAGCTTCATCATCAAAGACGAAGTGTTGGATCACTTGTATTGATGCTCCGAGAAAAGAAAAGCACCTGCCCACTGAACGGCAGGTGCTTTTCTTTGGTGAGTTGTTGGCTTAGTTGATGGTTGCGCGGAAGCAGACGATAAAGCTTTTGCTGGGCGCAAGAGTCAGGGTGGTGTCGTTGACAAAGAGGCGTGGGGTAATACCGTTGGTGTCCTTGCCCAACTGCGCCGCGTCACCGTCAGCCGCGAAGGTCAGGAATTTGGTGCTGCCGTCCGGCAAGGTGTACTTGACGTCTTTACCGGTTCCGTAGCCGCCGACTTGAGCGGTGGTGCTGGCGGGGATGTTGTCGCCGAGGCCCAACTTGGTGACGCTGGTGTTGCCGATGTTTGAAGCGGTAAGGCAATACTCCAACACGTCACCGGGTTTACCGAGACTGTCTCTCGTCACTGGGCCGTTGGCGGTGATGTTCTGGACTGTTTTATCCAGCAGCGCTTTGGGCGGAGCAGGCTGGGTGCAGGCCAGGGCGTTGGCTACGGTAAACCCGTAATCATCGCTGACGCCGCCGCCGGACGCGTTCGAGATGAATTTGACCTGTACGCTGCTGATGCTCTTGACGCTGCTGGGCAACGTCACCCAGATTTTGGAGGAGGTGTAGCGGTTGAGCGTCAGGCTGGCCGCGCCGCCTTCCAAGCTCGCACCGTTGGAAGGAACCACACTGGCCCGGCCACTGTAAGCGTCTTCGGTGAGGAAGCTGGCGTAGACCGTGCCGTTGACAATGAGCTGCAAGGTGCTGGCTTTGCTGACCGGGCCGTAGCCGTTGTTGAAGTAGTAGGTGCCGTCAATCACGAAGCTGCCGGAAGGGCCGGTGCCGGTGCTGTACGCCGCAGCGTCGGTGATCAGCTTGCCGTCGCTTTGGAGGGTGGCATTGTCGTTATCTTGGTAGCCAGTGATGGGCGAGGCCAGCAAGTTGGTCGGGGTCCCGGTGCTGCAAGTTGCAGGTGGGAGGGGCAGTGGGGTGACGGGGGCAATGTCTTGGGCACACCGAGCGCC harbors:
- a CDS encoding COX15/CtaA family protein; this encodes MEQGRAGAGKAQAVKALVGLSWAALAYNVLVILWGAYVRISGSGAGCGAHWPLCDGQVIPRSFTLERVVEFSHRGSSSLSGLLAIAVVALAFFATKRGHPARLGAVWSLGLILFEGVIGGVQVLLGLTAGSTDPARGFVQGLHLANTFLLLGALLLTALWAGGAPRFTLRSQGWLSWGSPLATVLMLLLGMAGAVTALGDKLFVPAPGTPIDTVKRDFGATASIIENLRVIHPALALVVCAYLVWFAGRVLRERLSPMTQRWSYALYGVIGAQMLIGVLNVALKAPGTMQIIHLLFACLMWLITVMVVYSALVTQPMRRVTLKAASA
- a CDS encoding DUF420 domain-containing protein gives rise to the protein MASIINQWAVICIVLSGVALVVGVTFIRRGNRELHMRFMLLASGLATLFLILYLTRLGLGYEKKYTGPEAWRSAYFVLLVTHIFMAALNVPLALGALYWAYRGIKSAGSLSQVDSVPAARAAFDTHRRWTRWTVPVWLYVAVTGWIIYLVLDRFGQLSLR
- the panB gene encoding 3-methyl-2-oxobutanoate hydroxymethyltransferase, producing the protein MKLTLPELIRDTPLVMVTAYDYPGAQQAERAGMDLILVGDSLGNVVLGYDSTAPVTLSDIIHHARAVRRGAPETFLVADLPFGTYHTSLQDTMRAAIKVIQETGADAIKVEGASPEVLEAITVLSRNGIPVMGHVGLTPQTEVSLGGRKVQGRDEVGAQKIVQAALAVEAAGAFAVVLEVIPARLARLITEKLSIPTIGIGAGPYCKGQVLVYHDVLGVYDNEKKIAKRYAELGQLATEALKQYAADVREKNFPTKENSFIIKDEVLDHLY